In one window of Lacticaseibacillus casei DSM 20011 = JCM 1134 = ATCC 393 DNA:
- a CDS encoding GNAT family N-acetyltransferase: protein MTVTLKHFQTEDLETLWKVAFSDPNAEWHKWNGPYFNDEIPTLKEMQDDQANQTGYQWVANPFVNGIWDDGILIGDVSAHYEDGDLQRWLDLGIVIYDESYWGKGIGKQALDQWIDRIFGLIDLPHLGITTWSGNERMIGLAKAVGMKQEARVRQVRYYQDRYWDSIKYGILREEWQALRQQP, encoded by the coding sequence ATGACAGTAACGTTAAAACATTTTCAAACGGAAGATCTTGAGACATTGTGGAAGGTTGCCTTTTCCGATCCCAATGCAGAATGGCACAAGTGGAATGGGCCTTACTTTAATGACGAAATTCCCACACTGAAAGAAATGCAGGATGATCAGGCCAATCAGACCGGCTATCAATGGGTTGCTAATCCTTTTGTTAACGGCATTTGGGATGATGGTATCTTAATCGGCGACGTCTCCGCGCATTATGAAGACGGGGATTTGCAACGGTGGCTGGACTTGGGCATCGTGATTTACGATGAGAGCTACTGGGGTAAAGGCATTGGCAAGCAGGCGCTGGATCAGTGGATTGATCGGATCTTCGGCCTAATTGACTTGCCGCATCTGGGCATCACGACTTGGTCCGGGAACGAGCGGATGATCGGTTTGGCCAAGGCAGTGGGGATGAAGCAAGAAGCCCGCGTGCGCCAAGTTCGGTATTACCAGGATCGCTACTGGGATTCGATTAAGTACGGCATCTTGCGCGAGGAATGGCAAGCGCTGCGACAACAGCCATAA
- a CDS encoding alpha/beta fold hydrolase, whose amino-acid sequence MFFYHNDLKLYYHKSGHGPAIVLLHGNGEDHTIFSDLITYLAPHYTVIALDSRDHGQSARTDQLSYDAMTEDVAALISELALQRPIILGFSDGGIVALLLAIRHPKLVGALIVAGANLTPQGLRWYSRILFRIAAGHRPSPKLAMMLHEPQITPAMLHTITVPTLVLAGSRDLIARKETFTIATHIQNAELHILPGETHNSYIRDNTKLWHLISPFLAGLGQLTKNELILHI is encoded by the coding sequence ATGTTCTTCTATCACAACGATCTAAAACTCTACTATCACAAAAGCGGGCACGGGCCGGCGATTGTTCTATTGCATGGCAATGGTGAGGATCACACGATTTTTAGCGACTTGATCACTTACCTTGCGCCGCATTATACCGTGATTGCGCTTGATAGTCGTGACCACGGCCAGAGCGCCCGCACGGATCAGCTTAGTTATGATGCCATGACCGAAGATGTCGCCGCGTTGATCAGCGAGTTGGCGCTGCAACGGCCGATCATTCTTGGGTTTTCGGATGGCGGCATTGTCGCGTTGCTGTTGGCGATTCGCCATCCGAAGTTAGTGGGTGCCTTGATTGTAGCCGGTGCCAACCTGACGCCTCAAGGGTTGCGGTGGTATTCCCGGATTCTTTTTCGGATTGCTGCCGGGCACCGACCTTCGCCTAAGCTTGCCATGATGCTTCACGAACCGCAAATTACGCCAGCTATGCTGCACACCATCACCGTGCCGACGCTGGTGCTGGCCGGCAGTCGCGACCTGATTGCCCGCAAAGAGACTTTCACGATTGCGACGCATATTCAAAATGCCGAATTGCACATTCTTCCAGGTGAAACCCACAACTCCTACATTCGCGATAATACCAAGCTTTGGCACCTCATTTCCCCGTTCCTGGCTGGGCTCGGGCAACTGACTAAAAATGAATTAATTTTGCATATTTAA
- the argH gene encoding argininosuccinate lyase — translation MTDKLWGGRFTEKAAHWVDAFGASIGFDQQMAKEDLEGSLAHVKMLGKTGIIPQTDADKITAGLHHLKKELAAGKLHFTVENEDIHLNMEALLTAEIGPVAGKLHTARSRNDQVATDLHLWLKHRLPEIKEALTNLQTVLVGQAKVHAATIMPGYTHMQHAQPITYGHYLLAYFEMFQRDWERFDFTQKHTDILPLGAAALAGTTFLIDRTLVAKELGFDQLYHNSLDAVSDRDFALEFLSNSAILMQHLSRMAEELILWSTFEFNYIELGDDFSTGSSIMPQKKNPDFAELIRGKTGRVYGALMGLLTTMKAIPLAYNKDMQEDKEPIFDTYNTILGSLHIFTGMLSDLTVHEKRMAEATTHDFSNATELADYLATKGVPFRQAHAIVGELVLKGIKSGTALQEMPLSELQQAAPQIENDVYAELTSKAAVNRRTSLGGTAVSNVLKEVARDEKIIAAHEEEQAAQ, via the coding sequence ATGACTGATAAGCTATGGGGCGGGCGTTTCACCGAAAAAGCCGCGCACTGGGTCGATGCTTTCGGCGCCTCCATCGGTTTTGACCAACAAATGGCCAAAGAAGATCTGGAAGGTTCCTTGGCCCACGTCAAAATGTTAGGGAAAACCGGCATCATCCCGCAAACCGATGCAGACAAAATTACTGCCGGCCTGCACCATCTGAAAAAAGAACTGGCCGCCGGGAAGTTGCATTTTACCGTGGAAAATGAAGACATCCACCTCAATATGGAGGCTTTGCTCACAGCCGAAATCGGCCCGGTTGCCGGCAAGCTGCACACGGCACGTTCACGCAATGACCAGGTTGCCACCGATTTGCACCTCTGGCTCAAGCATCGCCTGCCGGAAATCAAAGAAGCCTTGACCAATTTACAAACGGTTTTGGTCGGTCAAGCCAAAGTCCACGCCGCCACGATCATGCCCGGCTACACCCACATGCAGCACGCTCAGCCGATCACCTATGGCCATTATTTGTTGGCGTATTTCGAAATGTTCCAGCGTGACTGGGAACGTTTTGACTTTACCCAAAAGCACACCGACATTTTGCCATTAGGTGCGGCCGCGCTCGCTGGCACCACCTTTCTGATTGATCGCACGTTGGTCGCCAAGGAACTTGGCTTTGATCAGCTGTACCACAACAGTCTGGACGCCGTATCCGACCGGGACTTCGCGCTTGAATTCCTCAGCAACAGTGCCATTTTGATGCAACATCTAAGTAGGATGGCCGAAGAACTGATCTTGTGGTCCACATTTGAGTTTAACTACATCGAACTCGGCGATGATTTTTCCACTGGCAGTTCGATTATGCCGCAAAAGAAAAACCCGGACTTTGCCGAACTTATTCGCGGCAAAACCGGGCGGGTGTATGGTGCTCTAATGGGACTGCTCACCACTATGAAGGCGATCCCACTGGCCTATAACAAGGACATGCAGGAAGACAAGGAGCCGATTTTTGACACCTACAACACCATTCTCGGTTCGCTGCATATTTTCACCGGCATGCTAAGCGATCTCACCGTGCACGAAAAGCGCATGGCCGAAGCCACCACGCATGACTTCAGCAACGCGACCGAACTCGCCGACTATCTGGCCACAAAAGGCGTTCCTTTCCGCCAGGCACATGCCATCGTCGGCGAACTCGTGCTAAAAGGCATCAAATCCGGCACCGCCCTGCAGGAAATGCCACTAAGCGAGCTCCAGCAGGCCGCACCGCAAATCGAAAACGACGTCTACGCCGAGCTCACCTCCAAAGCCGCCGTCAATCGCCGCACGTCACTAGGCGGCACCGCCGTCAGCAACGTCTTGAAAGAGGTGGCCCGGGATGAAAAAATCATTGCGGCACATGAGGAGGAGCAAGCGGCGCAATGA
- a CDS encoding DUF871 domain-containing protein: MRRLGISLYPDQSSFEANKAYLDLAHHYGYSRLFTSLLQLLGEDGEDLLAKFSQTIDYANQLGFKTIVDINPALFKELKISYDDLNFFDNLHVWGLRLDEGFTGAEEARMTHNPYGLKIELNMSRGTNYLASIMSYDPDRENLIGCHNFYPQAFTGLSDAIFTEYSQQYRHYGLHTAAFVSSADGKIGPWPIHDGLPTMESDRHRDIAGQTSHLVLTGQIDDVIIGNAFASEAELKAVAANFLTPYPVLHADMLASMTPTEGKIAFAAPHLYRGDASAYLLRDTQPRITYSAVDISAHDNDQAFERGDILVVNSAYGRYKGELQIVLAPFKDDGQRNRIGRICADDLGFLDLVKPWSTFVLEKHELSD; encoded by the coding sequence ATGAGACGATTAGGCATCTCGCTTTATCCGGATCAAAGCAGTTTCGAGGCGAACAAAGCTTATCTCGATCTGGCCCATCATTATGGTTATAGTCGTCTATTCACCTCGCTCTTGCAGCTTTTGGGCGAAGACGGGGAGGATTTGTTGGCGAAGTTTAGCCAAACGATTGATTATGCTAACCAGCTTGGGTTTAAGACGATCGTGGATATCAATCCGGCATTGTTCAAGGAACTGAAGATCAGTTATGATGATCTAAATTTTTTCGATAACCTCCATGTTTGGGGACTGCGGCTGGATGAAGGCTTCACTGGGGCAGAAGAAGCACGGATGACGCACAATCCTTATGGCTTAAAAATCGAACTGAATATGAGCCGGGGGACCAATTATCTGGCGAGTATCATGTCCTATGATCCCGATCGCGAAAACCTAATCGGCTGCCATAACTTTTATCCGCAAGCCTTCACCGGATTGAGCGATGCCATTTTCACCGAATATTCGCAGCAATACCGCCATTACGGGCTGCACACAGCGGCATTTGTGTCCTCGGCTGACGGAAAAATCGGGCCGTGGCCGATTCATGACGGCCTGCCGACGATGGAAAGTGATCGGCATCGGGATATTGCCGGTCAAACCAGCCATTTGGTGTTGACGGGTCAAATTGACGATGTGATCATCGGCAACGCCTTTGCCAGTGAGGCGGAACTTAAAGCAGTCGCCGCAAACTTTTTGACGCCGTATCCGGTGCTGCATGCCGATATGCTGGCTAGCATGACGCCAACTGAGGGGAAAATTGCCTTTGCTGCGCCGCATCTTTATCGCGGGGATGCTTCAGCCTATCTGCTGCGGGATACCCAGCCGCGCATCACGTACAGTGCGGTAGACATCTCCGCTCATGACAACGATCAAGCATTCGAGCGCGGGGATATCCTGGTGGTGAATTCGGCTTATGGCCGGTACAAAGGCGAGCTGCAAATCGTTTTGGCTCCATTTAAGGATGACGGCCAGCGGAATCGGATCGGCCGCATCTGTGCGGACGACCTCGGCTTTTTGGATTTGGTTAAACCTTGGTCGACGTTTGTGTTGGAGAAGCATGAACTGAGTGATTGA
- the yycF gene encoding response regulator YycF, with protein MAKKILVVDDEKPISDIVKFNLDKEGYDVVTAYDGEEALKKVESESPDLILLDLMLPKIDGLEVARQIRKEHDTPIIMLTAKDSEIDKVLGLELGADDYVTKPFSNRELVARVKANLRRTSASSAANNEEDEANRELQVGDLTIHPDAYAVSKRGENIELTHREFELLHYLARHLGQVMTREHLLQTVWGYDYFGDVRTVDVTVRRLREKIEDNPSHPEWLVTRRGVGYYLRNPDAE; from the coding sequence ATGGCGAAAAAAATCTTGGTCGTTGACGATGAGAAGCCGATCTCAGATATCGTCAAGTTTAATTTGGATAAAGAAGGTTACGATGTCGTAACCGCTTATGATGGCGAAGAAGCCTTAAAGAAAGTTGAATCAGAATCACCCGATTTGATTTTACTTGACCTGATGTTACCGAAAATCGATGGGCTTGAAGTCGCCCGACAAATTCGTAAAGAACATGACACACCGATTATTATGCTGACTGCAAAAGATTCCGAAATTGATAAGGTCTTGGGACTGGAACTTGGTGCGGATGATTATGTCACCAAACCATTTTCCAACCGTGAGCTGGTTGCGCGCGTGAAAGCCAATTTGCGGCGAACCTCAGCATCAAGTGCCGCCAATAACGAAGAGGATGAGGCCAATCGTGAACTGCAAGTCGGCGATCTGACGATTCATCCGGATGCCTATGCGGTTTCGAAACGTGGCGAAAATATCGAACTGACGCACCGCGAGTTTGAATTGCTGCACTATTTAGCGCGCCATTTGGGTCAGGTCATGACCCGGGAACATTTACTGCAAACCGTCTGGGGTTACGATTATTTTGGTGATGTCCGGACAGTTGACGTGACCGTTCGGCGGTTGCGCGAAAAAATCGAGGATAATCCGTCCCATCCGGAATGGCTGGTGACCCGGCGCGGCGTTGGCTATTATTTGCGGAATCCGGATGCTGAATAA
- a CDS encoding ABC transporter substrate-binding protein/permease, producing MRGIKHWAVAIIALLAMLIGFTVQQPTPTVAAGDDLAAIQKRGYLIVGLSADYAPLEFHATLNGADTIVGADISMSKQIAKDMGVKLQIKEMNFTALIGALKTGKIDLIVSGMSKTPEREKEVSFSQPYLYETQVMVIRKADKAKYKSIADFSGKRVGAQKQTTQEQLAKTQLPGAKVTSLDKANDVIAQISYNKLDAGVMASTIADSYVARTPSLMMLDPHFATDKAPTAIAVNKQSPALLAQVNKTISKVKGTKYKQYLQAAYKLQDQNQGFWAKYGNYFIRGAIYTLIFAALTVFFGTIIGTLLALIKLSRNWLAKAVANVYIEFIRGTPLLVQAFIVFFGTQILGLDLSAFIAGAIAMAINSGAYVAEIIRGGINSVPVGQTEAARSLGLHQRQAMRYVILPQAMKNIWPALGNEFVTDIKESSVLSVIGATELMFEGTVVQGASFKPFLPLVVVAIFYFIMTFTLSRLLRLIEKRFN from the coding sequence ATGCGGGGAATCAAACATTGGGCAGTTGCCATCATTGCACTTTTAGCCATGCTCATTGGCTTCACCGTTCAGCAACCGACACCAACCGTAGCTGCCGGCGATGATCTGGCAGCGATCCAAAAGCGCGGCTATCTGATCGTTGGCCTGTCTGCCGATTATGCCCCCTTGGAGTTCCATGCGACATTGAATGGGGCCGATACCATTGTCGGCGCGGATATTTCCATGTCCAAACAGATCGCCAAGGATATGGGCGTGAAACTGCAAATCAAAGAAATGAACTTCACCGCCCTGATTGGTGCGCTGAAAACCGGCAAAATCGATTTGATTGTCTCCGGTATGTCCAAAACGCCGGAACGGGAAAAAGAAGTTAGTTTCTCGCAACCATACCTATACGAAACTCAGGTTATGGTGATTCGCAAAGCCGACAAAGCCAAGTACAAATCAATCGCCGACTTTTCCGGCAAACGGGTTGGCGCGCAGAAACAAACCACGCAGGAGCAATTAGCCAAAACCCAACTGCCTGGTGCAAAGGTCACAAGTCTCGACAAGGCCAATGACGTCATCGCCCAGATTTCTTACAACAAACTGGACGCCGGCGTCATGGCAAGCACCATTGCCGATTCATATGTGGCCCGTACGCCGAGCCTAATGATGTTGGATCCGCATTTTGCCACTGACAAAGCGCCGACTGCTATTGCGGTTAACAAGCAGTCGCCGGCACTCCTTGCGCAGGTCAACAAGACCATCAGCAAGGTCAAAGGTACCAAGTATAAGCAGTATTTGCAGGCGGCTTACAAACTGCAGGATCAGAACCAGGGTTTTTGGGCTAAATACGGAAACTACTTCATCCGCGGCGCGATTTATACCTTGATTTTCGCGGCGTTAACCGTCTTCTTCGGCACCATCATCGGTACCTTGCTGGCGTTGATAAAGCTTAGCCGCAACTGGCTCGCCAAAGCCGTTGCCAATGTTTACATTGAATTCATTCGGGGCACGCCATTACTGGTCCAAGCGTTCATTGTTTTCTTCGGCACCCAGATTCTCGGTCTTGACCTCAGCGCCTTCATTGCCGGTGCCATCGCCATGGCCATCAACTCCGGCGCGTATGTTGCCGAGATCATCCGGGGCGGGATCAACTCTGTCCCGGTTGGCCAAACCGAAGCGGCCCGTTCGCTGGGGCTGCACCAACGCCAGGCGATGCGCTACGTGATTTTGCCGCAAGCCATGAAGAACATCTGGCCCGCCCTCGGGAACGAATTTGTCACCGATATCAAGGAAAGTTCAGTGCTGTCCGTCATCGGCGCAACCGAATTAATGTTTGAAGGCACGGTCGTTCAAGGCGCTTCGTTCAAGCCGTTCCTACCGCTGGTGGTCGTCGCCATCTTCTACTTCATCATGACCTTCACCTTGTCGCGTTTGTTACGTTTAATCGAAAAACGGTTTAACTAA
- a CDS encoding GntR family transcriptional regulator, whose protein sequence is MYHDIAEQLIQDILAGQYPVKLPTEQVLMDRYQASRNTIRKALDVVFAHGLVRRVQGSGYYVIDHSAQSDAVLNMSIGFDQTAMVKGGPLTSKVVKFALIPATAALAQRGNVTRGDPVYQVVRLRYLKKQLYDLEESYFPQAIVPHLSAEVAQGSIFAYLRNTYHMVGSTTENYIQTLPLPADYADLMGLPVETNHLCLDGINYLASGKVFNFSRTYFVYQGLTLYYHTTNIDLER, encoded by the coding sequence ATGTATCACGATATTGCAGAGCAACTGATTCAAGATATTCTGGCAGGACAGTATCCGGTCAAGCTGCCAACCGAGCAGGTGTTGATGGATCGTTATCAAGCCAGTCGCAACACAATCCGTAAAGCATTGGACGTGGTGTTTGCCCACGGACTGGTGCGCCGGGTTCAGGGCAGCGGCTATTACGTCATTGATCATTCGGCGCAGTCGGACGCGGTGCTTAATATGTCAATCGGTTTTGATCAGACGGCCATGGTAAAAGGTGGCCCGCTGACATCTAAAGTCGTTAAGTTTGCGCTGATTCCCGCAACGGCTGCGTTGGCTCAGCGCGGTAATGTCACCCGCGGCGATCCGGTTTACCAAGTCGTGCGACTGCGGTACTTAAAGAAGCAGCTGTATGACTTGGAAGAATCGTATTTCCCGCAAGCGATTGTGCCGCATCTTTCGGCCGAAGTTGCGCAAGGATCGATCTTCGCATACTTGCGCAACACGTATCACATGGTCGGCAGTACGACCGAGAACTACATTCAAACATTGCCACTGCCCGCTGACTATGCTGACTTGATGGGGTTGCCGGTAGAAACCAATCATCTTTGTCTTGATGGGATTAACTATTTGGCAAGCGGCAAAGTTTTCAACTTTTCACGAACTTATTTTGTTTATCAGGGTCTGACGCTGTATTACCACACGACAAATATCGATTTGGAGCGGTAG
- a CDS encoding DUF3284 domain-containing protein: MEIQMMFKVPASFMYGQLIRSVQADIKTHTGHEVLPGSLDGFTYQKKWANGMTGKLTITHAIANQRYAYELDTDRDHYQVDYQLRDLGDHKTMLHYTETIEGKTAKGKANNRTAGFLLNWQRKHRFKKMSRQMAAQYFS; encoded by the coding sequence TTGGAAATTCAAATGATGTTCAAAGTGCCGGCGTCGTTCATGTACGGCCAGCTGATTCGGTCCGTGCAGGCGGATATCAAGACGCACACCGGCCATGAAGTTCTGCCAGGCAGTCTGGATGGCTTCACGTACCAGAAAAAGTGGGCCAATGGCATGACCGGGAAGCTGACGATCACACATGCCATCGCCAATCAGCGTTACGCGTATGAGCTTGACACCGATCGCGATCATTATCAGGTGGATTATCAATTACGCGATCTCGGTGATCACAAGACAATGCTGCACTATACTGAAACAATTGAGGGTAAAACCGCTAAAGGCAAAGCTAATAATCGCACAGCCGGGTTTTTATTAAACTGGCAACGTAAGCATCGCTTTAAAAAGATGTCGCGCCAAATGGCTGCACAATATTTTAGCTAA
- a CDS encoding argininosuccinate synthase, giving the protein MTEKIVLAYSGGLDTSVAIPWLMDKGYEVIAVVLNVGQPDADFDAIQQKALKVGAIDSIVVDAQDEFADHYVAPVIKANALYEGDYPLVSALSRPLIIEHLVKIAHQQNATAIAHGSTGKGNDQVRFEAAIHALDPDMKIEAPIRDFHWSREEEIDYAKEHNVPVPIGKASPYSIDANLWGRANEAGILENPWNQAPDDAWGMTVAPEEAPDEPTFLDLTFEQGVPVALNDEHMPLAAMIKKLNQIAGANGIGRIDKIENRLVGIKSREVYEAPAAAVIMAAHHDLENLTLERDVQHFKPTIENKLTNMIYEAQWISPLFDALMAFIDQTQAVVNGTVKMKLYKGNAVAVARKSAHNSLYDEDLATYTSADSFDQEAAAGFIKLWTLPTTVFEQVNHVHSEEKQHD; this is encoded by the coding sequence ATGACAGAAAAAATTGTATTAGCTTACTCAGGCGGTCTTGACACATCCGTTGCGATTCCTTGGTTGATGGATAAAGGATACGAGGTCATCGCCGTGGTTTTAAACGTCGGCCAGCCGGATGCCGATTTTGACGCGATTCAGCAAAAGGCGCTTAAAGTCGGGGCGATTGATTCAATCGTCGTTGATGCACAAGACGAATTTGCCGATCACTATGTCGCGCCGGTCATCAAGGCTAATGCATTATATGAAGGTGACTATCCCCTTGTCTCAGCGTTATCCCGTCCGCTGATCATCGAGCATCTAGTTAAAATTGCCCACCAGCAAAACGCCACGGCCATCGCCCACGGTTCAACCGGCAAAGGCAATGATCAGGTCCGTTTTGAAGCGGCAATTCACGCCTTGGATCCCGATATGAAAATCGAAGCACCGATTCGCGATTTTCACTGGTCACGCGAAGAAGAAATCGACTACGCAAAAGAGCACAACGTTCCGGTACCGATCGGCAAAGCATCCCCCTATTCCATTGATGCCAATCTCTGGGGTCGCGCCAATGAAGCCGGTATTCTCGAGAATCCTTGGAATCAGGCGCCTGATGATGCTTGGGGCATGACCGTCGCTCCAGAAGAAGCCCCTGACGAACCAACTTTTCTTGATCTGACCTTCGAACAGGGTGTGCCGGTCGCCTTAAATGACGAGCACATGCCGCTGGCCGCTATGATCAAAAAACTTAATCAAATTGCCGGCGCAAACGGCATCGGTCGGATTGACAAAATCGAAAACCGGCTTGTGGGCATCAAGTCCCGCGAAGTTTACGAAGCCCCGGCCGCTGCCGTCATCATGGCCGCCCACCACGACTTAGAAAACCTGACGCTTGAACGCGATGTGCAACACTTCAAGCCAACGATCGAAAACAAACTCACGAACATGATTTACGAAGCCCAATGGATTTCACCTTTGTTCGACGCCTTAATGGCCTTCATCGATCAGACGCAAGCGGTTGTCAACGGAACGGTCAAAATGAAACTCTACAAAGGCAATGCTGTCGCTGTTGCCCGCAAGTCCGCACATAACTCACTCTATGACGAAGATCTGGCCACCTACACCAGCGCCGACTCCTTCGATCAGGAAGCAGCAGCCGGCTTCATCAAACTCTGGACTTTGCCGACCACCGTTTTCGAGCAGGTCAACCACGTTCACTCCGAGGAAAAGCAACATGACTGA
- a CDS encoding PTS lactose/cellobiose transporter subunit IIA, with protein sequence MSEEDQSLETVMGLIINGGNAKSSAFEAIHAAKDGDFKLADEKLKEADHFLTQAHNVQSSMLTAEAQGDHAKVTLLMVHSQDHLMNAITFRDLAGEMVALYKRLSAQEAK encoded by the coding sequence ATGAGCGAAGAAGATCAGAGCCTCGAAACCGTCATGGGCTTGATTATCAATGGCGGGAATGCAAAAAGTTCAGCTTTTGAAGCCATTCACGCAGCTAAGGATGGCGATTTCAAACTGGCTGATGAGAAACTTAAAGAAGCCGATCATTTCTTAACCCAAGCCCACAATGTCCAAAGCAGCATGCTGACGGCGGAAGCGCAAGGCGACCACGCCAAGGTCACCTTATTGATGGTGCATAGTCAGGATCACTTGATGAACGCCATCACCTTTCGCGATCTAGCCGGCGAAATGGTGGCACTTTATAAGCGATTAAGTGCCCAAGAAGCCAAATAA
- a CDS encoding NUDIX hydrolase encodes MADYIKQVRAKVGHMPLIMAGTIGILTDDAGRVLLQQRSDFTGEWGLISGTIEYGETPAQTMVREFKEETNLTVTVVSLLGVNDNLTLTYPNGDVAQWLCPVFLVKQLGGELNSDNDETEALKFFDPAAAPRLFNQQHREALAHFIAGERGYFD; translated from the coding sequence TTGGCAGACTATATTAAGCAGGTTCGCGCAAAAGTCGGGCATATGCCGCTGATTATGGCGGGGACGATTGGCATTTTAACGGATGACGCTGGCCGCGTTTTACTTCAGCAACGCAGCGATTTTACCGGTGAATGGGGGCTCATCAGCGGCACGATTGAATATGGGGAAACGCCGGCGCAGACAATGGTTCGTGAGTTCAAAGAAGAAACTAACTTAACGGTCACGGTTGTCTCCTTGCTCGGCGTCAATGATAATCTGACCCTCACCTATCCAAACGGCGATGTCGCCCAGTGGCTATGCCCAGTGTTTCTCGTGAAACAATTAGGCGGCGAACTGAATAGCGATAATGATGAGACCGAGGCACTAAAGTTCTTCGATCCCGCAGCTGCTCCACGTTTGTTTAACCAGCAACACCGTGAGGCCCTCGCCCATTTCATCGCTGGGGAAAGAGGGTATTTCGACTAA
- a CDS encoding PTS sugar transporter subunit IIB has product MTEKKIMLICAAGMSTSMLVARMQKAAEKDGITVNIFATSASDADNKLAAEKPDVLMLGPQVRYLEGQFKKDLDIPVSVINMQDYGLMNGEKVLKASLKAIDDGKGAAS; this is encoded by the coding sequence ATGACAGAGAAAAAGATTATGTTGATCTGCGCCGCCGGTATGTCAACAAGTATGCTGGTTGCACGCATGCAAAAAGCCGCCGAAAAAGACGGCATCACCGTTAATATTTTTGCCACTTCGGCTTCCGATGCCGACAACAAACTTGCGGCAGAGAAGCCAGACGTTTTAATGCTCGGCCCACAAGTTCGCTACCTTGAAGGCCAGTTCAAGAAAGATTTAGACATCCCCGTCAGTGTCATTAATATGCAGGACTATGGCTTAATGAACGGCGAAAAGGTATTGAAGGCCTCGTTAAAGGCGATTGATGACGGCAAAGGAGCAGCCTCATGA
- a CDS encoding kinase yields the protein MHQLVILRGNSGSGKTTTAKVLREHLTETLLISQDVIRRDMLAEKDKPDSPNIALIELIARFGLQHEKVVIVEGILNAARYGQMLQGLIAAADRSFSYYYDLSFEETLHRHAGRAKANEFGADSMRRWFQPHDFLGVPGEQTIPASWSQDDVVGHILADLNS from the coding sequence ATGCATCAACTCGTCATTCTTCGCGGCAATTCAGGCAGTGGCAAAACAACCACGGCTAAAGTCTTGCGCGAACACCTCACTGAAACACTTCTGATCTCCCAGGATGTCATCCGCCGCGACATGTTAGCGGAAAAAGATAAACCTGACAGTCCGAATATTGCCTTAATTGAACTCATCGCCCGCTTCGGCCTGCAACATGAAAAAGTGGTCATCGTTGAAGGCATACTGAATGCGGCACGTTACGGCCAGATGTTGCAAGGATTAATTGCCGCAGCTGATCGTAGTTTTAGCTACTACTATGATCTGTCATTTGAAGAAACCCTTCATCGTCATGCCGGACGCGCCAAAGCTAACGAGTTTGGCGCCGATAGCATGCGCCGCTGGTTCCAGCCGCATGATTTTTTGGGTGTTCCGGGCGAGCAGACGATTCCTGCAAGTTGGTCACAGGATGACGTGGTTGGGCATATTTTGGCTGATCTCAATAGTTGA